A stretch of the Desulfobacter sp. genome encodes the following:
- a CDS encoding IS256 family transposase: MTEDNTEFDFQKALKGIQEGKPFTGKGGVLTSLIKNLAEAALEGELESHLGQEISANRRNGKSRKTIKSLDGKFELKTPRDRNGTFSPQIVKKHQTTLSDEIERKIIALYGLGMSYNDMAAHLQEIYGLEISNATLSAITDKIIHTVKEWQARPLENVYPIVWLDAIHYKVRENGKVGSKAVYTILGVNIEGRKEVLGLYISENEGANFWLQVLTDLSNRGVKDILIACVDGLKGFPEAIETIFPDTEVQLCVVHQIRNSLKYVGSKNKKEFMADLKRVYKAVNKDLAEEELDILENKWNDKYPIVIKSWRNNWERLSHFFKYPEEIRRIIYTTNTIEAVHRQFRKLTKTKGSFPNQDSLLKLLYMGIQNASKKWTMPVQNWSLTISQLAIFFEGRLDKELGI, encoded by the coding sequence ATGACCGAAGACAACACCGAATTTGATTTTCAAAAAGCTCTTAAAGGTATTCAGGAAGGTAAACCCTTCACAGGTAAGGGCGGCGTCCTTACATCATTAATCAAAAATCTTGCGGAAGCTGCTCTTGAAGGAGAGTTGGAGTCCCATCTCGGACAGGAAATTTCTGCCAACCGCCGTAATGGAAAAAGCAGAAAGACCATTAAGTCCCTGGATGGTAAATTTGAGCTAAAAACCCCGCGTGATCGGAACGGAACCTTCTCTCCACAAATCGTCAAAAAACACCAAACAACGCTCAGCGATGAAATTGAAAGAAAGATAATAGCCCTTTACGGCCTGGGCATGAGCTATAATGACATGGCTGCCCATTTACAGGAAATCTATGGACTTGAGATTTCAAATGCCACCCTTAGCGCTATTACCGATAAAATTATTCATACCGTTAAAGAATGGCAGGCCAGGCCGTTGGAAAATGTGTACCCAATCGTATGGCTTGATGCCATACATTATAAAGTACGAGAAAACGGAAAGGTCGGCAGCAAAGCCGTTTACACAATTCTTGGGGTGAATATCGAGGGCCGCAAAGAGGTTCTTGGGCTGTACATATCCGAGAATGAGGGTGCGAACTTCTGGCTGCAGGTGTTAACAGACCTTTCAAACCGAGGGGTAAAAGATATCCTGATTGCCTGTGTTGATGGTCTGAAAGGTTTTCCCGAGGCCATTGAGACCATATTCCCGGACACAGAAGTTCAACTCTGCGTAGTCCACCAGATCCGAAATTCATTGAAATACGTTGGTTCCAAAAATAAAAAGGAATTTATGGCAGATCTAAAACGTGTTTATAAAGCGGTTAATAAGGATCTGGCCGAAGAAGAACTGGATATTTTGGAAAACAAATGGAATGACAAATACCCGATTGTGATAAAATCCTGGCGGAACAACTGGGAGCGCCTCAGTCATTTCTTTAAATATCCAGAAGAGATCCGACGGATAATATACACCACAAATACCATTGAGGCTGTGCATCGACAGTTTCGAAAACTGACCAAAACAAAGGGATCGTTTCCTAACCAGGACAGCCTGTTAAAGCTGCTTTACATGGGGATCCAGAACGCCAGTAAGAAATGGACAATGCCGGTTCAAAACTGGTCACTGACAATTTCCCAGTTGGCAATTTTCTTTGAAGGCCGGCTGGATAAAGAGCTGGGAATTTGA